AACTCAATAGATAAGGCAGCTTCTTTATTTGGATTTTTAGCTTCTGTGATGAAAAAAAATATAATAGAGAATTAACGGCCTCTAACCAAGGATAAACCGCCATCTACAACGATTGTTTGTCCCTGTATCCATCTTGCATCAGGTGTGCATAAAAATCCTACAACACCGGCTATATCTTCAGGTGTTCCCATTCTTCCAAGTGGAGTAAGTTTTATAGTTCCTTCTTTAACTTCTTCATAATTTGGAAATAACTGAATAGCCTCCGTATCTATCGGACCACCGGAAACAACATTTACATTTATTCCCATAGGACCAACTTCAACTGCTAAATATCTTGCCAATGCTTCAAGGGCAGCTTTTGCAGAGCCATGTATCGCATAATTTGGCATATAATCTCTTGTTCCGGTTGAGGATATTGCAATAATTTTTCCTTCTCTTCCTTCCATAAGCTTAACGGCTCTTTGTGAAGACCATATAAAACCAAAAGTTGTTATGTTATATATTCTAAGAGTTCCTTTTTCTTTTAATCTTAAAAATGGAGCAAATCCTCCAACTACCTCTCTACCGGAAGCCACAGCATTACTTACAAATATATCAAGATAACCAAATTTTTGTTCTATCTCATCAAAAACCCTATCTATCTCTTCTTTTACTCCGAAATCTCCTTGAATTATATAAGATTTTCTTCCCATATTTTCTATTTCTTTGGCTACTTCTTC
This genomic stretch from Venenivibrio stagnispumantis harbors:
- a CDS encoding SDR family oxidoreductase, yielding MVLQGKLAFITGASRGIGRAIALKLASMGADIIINYYKNKEKAEEVAKEIENMGRKSYIIQGDFGVKEEIDRVFDEIEQKFGYLDIFVSNAVASGREVVGGFAPFLRLKEKGTLRIYNITTFGFIWSSQRAVKLMEGREGKIIAISSTGTRDYMPNYAIHGSAKAALEALARYLAVEVGPMGINVNVVSGGPIDTEAIQLFPNYEEVKEGTIKLTPLGRMGTPEDIAGVVGFLCTPDARWIQGQTIVVDGGLSLVRGR